ATACAGTATCTGAAAATTAAAGGGTATCAACATGAACCCAACTAGCTGTCAACGATGCACAACTGTACATGCCATCCAATTTAAATCAGTTCCAGCTAACTCAATGGACATTTATATGAGATTCCAACTTTAATTAATCCCCTTTTCCACACATACAACAGTAGATAAAAACTTTATGGGATTGTCAAATAAACAAATCTGAATTAAATATCAAACTCTACTTAAACATGCTTACAATCACATCAAGACTAATTCTGTATATAGATCGACCCTTAAAGTAATCACCTAGACAATTTCCTTATCCAAATGACTGTAAATTGATTACCAACTTTAAAACCATTAATAATTTTATAAAGTAAAATAATACATGATTTCCAAATGGCAGAATACGCTCACTAGGATAAATTGCAACTGAAGAATTCTTGTCCCACACTTATGCACATCACTCCAGCAGACTCAAGCCAAAATCACCACAAACAAACTCTGATTCCCAACAGACTAATATAGATCTAAACAAATTTAATTCTACTGGACTTCATAACTGCACTAAACCAATATCTCATGCATAAGAATAGGATCTTTGTTCATTCAAGCAAAACAAACTGAAGGACAAACCATTCATACGAACAGAGTATTAACTCATCCAAAACCAAATGATTGAAAGCAAATACTTATTCAGTGTTTCTAACAGAACCTGAAACTACAAGAGAAAAGAGCAAACAAGCATATGAAGAAAACTTAATTAATTACAGGAGCAAATATTTGCAAAAATAACATCTATGTAACAAATGTGTCACTGATTTTCAAGCTCAATCAAACAGCTTCGAAGCCTTTCATTTCAACATGTCAATGAGGTGCGGTGAGTACCTGGttacaataaagaaaagaagaagaagatatgctTAAAGATCAGCAAGGTGAGGAGTTCAGTCAACAACAGCAATACTTCAAAAGAAATGGAACAGTGCACAATAGCCTTTACACCATCTTTCAATTCAGAACAAGCTAGAATTTAAAGGTTTCAGGATTGAAAGACTAATCACAGAATTGGATCAATTTCTaccaaaaatgccaaaatttttgaaattCTTTTAGCTCAGACTTTTTGAAAAGCTTTTTTTTAGTGTTGTCATTCTTCAAAATCTCACTTGAGAATGAAGttacaatgcctttataggcaagccttagggcagcATAGAATGGGTTCAGTTTTGCACTTGaaccctttttttgaatttttattcttGCTTAAGTATCCTTATTGTAAAAATCAGATTTTCAGTTAAGTCCCCatcccagcttctaggaagcttcctcagTTAGTTACAAATTATTCCTTTATCTTAAATTCCTAAATCACCCCTTATGAGCCCTGTTTTTACCTTAAGAGACCAGACAAcacatgggtcaaattgacccaattcaAATGTTATGGGTCTGTAAATTCAGGTCGAATCCCCTCTTGGGCTTTTGGTTTTATCGAAGCCCCATTTCAAAATTGAAAGCTCAGAGACCTTTACTAATTCGTTTACAGAGTCTTAAAGACTCGTGCAATTTTGGGCCCGaagaaacttaaaaaaaaaacagaaaataaatacTAATTAAACAAGTTCTAAAACTAACATGCAAATACGGATGATTTGAAGAGATGAaaggataaaaaataaaaatcagaaaaataaaagaaagagtagaagaagatgagaagagaacaaaaaataaaaattaaatatcaaaaggtaaagaaaagaaaaatacctaaAAGAAAATCTCGGACCAGTAAGAAACGGAGACCGAGTCTTCAAAATCTTTCAATTTTCGGTCCAATTCGATATTAATTgtgtgttcttgataagaacacacgATCTAAgattttgggattttagggttccaccttagatctaagattcgagaagttctggcaagattcgagggaaacagaGTGAGGATTTGGGGAGAGGAAGCCATGGGGGTTTtacggtgttaatttggggtggtTTGAGGGTGGCGCTGCCAGCCTGAGGCGGTGGGATCTCAGGGCGACGTTAGGGTTTTTGGGTGAGGGTCTCTGAGAGAAGGGGTTGGGGAGACGAAGCTTGGGGGTAGGGTAacgtttggacatatatatattatttactcCCCAGTTCCGGACCGTTTGATTAAGGAGATCCAACGGCCGTGATCAAAGGgtaatcaaacgacgtcgtttcggatGAAGGGGTGACCGGACCGGGTTGAGATGCGGGTTTGGGCCGGTTTTGGACGAGTAATGAGTGTTTAACACTTGGGCCTGGGGGAAATTCAATTGTAACAGCCGAAAAATCggatttcttttatttcttttctttttcaatttcaaatacttttcctttcaaattaaagtaaaacctaaattaattaattaactaaattaacctacccgattagattaatcactcatcatagtatttacataattaattaaatcttaaatttaaagaaaaactataaaattcaaaaattaaagagttaaaatgcaaaaatgaactattttttatgattttcatattttataaaacaaactaatttactaattaatctaaaaagtgtaaaattaaatcctaaattaaaagcatggtatttttgctattttttatgatttaaataaaattaattatgcacacaaaatgtaaacaaacacgaaaattgagcaattaattcctaaaaaccaaataataaaaagaaaatcctaattttggagattctgtaggagtaattcatgcgaggcaaaaatcacgtgttcacagctggccctctttgctcggagacacgaagggttttcggacaaagataaaatgagcaattatgaggggTTTTTGCCTGCTTGGCACTCTAtgcgaagcatttttgaaaaatgtctgaccgaaccttgcttcataggttgcctacatatccttgactataaaggaatcaggtcagtatagttctggaagttttggtagctgggactaccgggagaTGTGATTTCAccgttgctgctgctactactcgctgacctccttattacaccaaaaaggaaaataaaaagctaaactagctaggcctatcagctacgagttacaagattcatatctataaatctcttgaagcttgatcttgagtcttagctgattttgctgtggaccccgatctgaatcttgatgctcgcaaacTATAGGTGTTAGTTCTTTCTTTAGCattggatcaaggcgggacatgcgaagcttgtgacttcaatcaagTTTTGAGCAGTTTGCATCTTTGTCTGCCTCACCACTTTGaattcactttttttttgttctttttcttcttttctttattatggattgagactcattcttttggtcatctcgaaccctgtgtctcgaggtaaaacctgctcagacaccaaaaacaaacaaacgaatgaaatttttctgccccagttttcactaggaaagtTTTGTGAGTTATTTGCAATAAAATCTAAACTATTCAGGGGATgaagccctatatctaaaatgtcaactcagggattggggccctaatgttggcgaaaaggcgactagggaatggagaccctatgtctaaaggctcaactcagggattggagccctaatattggcaaaaggcgactagggaacgaaggccttatgtctaaaaagctcaactcagggattggagccctaatgttagctaaaaggcgactagggaatggaggccctatgtctaaaaagctcaactcagggattggagccctaatgttggcaaaaggcgactagggaatggaggccctatgtctaaaatgctcaactcaggggttggagccctaatgttagcaaaaggcgactagggaatggaggccctatgtctaaaaagctcaactcaggggttggagccctaatgttggcaaaaggtgactagggaatggaggccctatgactaaaatgctcaactcaggggttggagccctaatgttggcaaaagggcgactagggaatggaggtcctatgtctaaaaaggctcaactcagggattggagccctaatgttggcaaaaggcgactagggaatggaggccctatgtctaaaaagctcaactcagggattggagccctaatattggcaaaaggcgactagggaatggaggtcctatgtctaaaatctcaactcagggattggatccccaatgttggcaaaaggagactagggaatggaggccctatgtataagatctcaactcaggtattggagccctaatgttggcaaaaggcgtaaAAGGTTGAGATTAGGGATTTTAAACTATCATTTTTTTCagattttcttttttccttctttttttttttcattttccgtttcatttcttttatttcaataaaatgcagGAAACAAATTTGGAGGAAAACTTCCCTTCTGGATTGATTGTTTCTGCGAAGTTGTTTCTAGATTTTGCACAGCTTTTCTTTTGGCTACATCTGCTTTTGCACGGCTGCCTTGagttgcacctgtttcaattttaaacaaagaacaattgttagtttgaaacgatggttggttttgtggccttgattgtctcCATCACTCGATCTCGGCCCGAACCTTTGTTGAGAACCTCTGCCGCTTAGTGGTTTTTTGAAGATTGATCTATCTTTCAAACCGAGGGATTTAGCTTTTAAGATTTCATGACGGCTTACCCACGTGGGGCTTCGACCCTTTCACTTTATTCCGCCTTTAGGATTTTGCCTttggctttcttttccttttcaataaatTTGAGTTCAAAGCAtcagccatcatggccagtcgggatcgacttgatgcacccgctgaggctgggtacttttttTTCAACTTTTGTTAGGCAGGACCCTGTAaagccaatcttgccaccttttctttgtattagtttcggaaacagagttagaccgaaagggattcaagtaAAAGTAAGCAAAAGGCAAGAAAATGAATTTAGAGAGAAATGTCCTTTTCAGGGAGGAAGGacggacttatctggggtgcatgcagacttcaatagacatgacatgcttcttggactggatgcccaACCCGCACAACTATCCAAGTTCTCATATATCCATTGCGACCCGTGTTTTTAAACCGATAAACCTTGCTaggactctttcaataccaatggtGATGAGggatttcttcttttcgatcaacgacGCCTTTTGCaggttttcgccaatcgacctctctcatttctcttctcaccgttgccttatagtgctctttatgagttttcactaacaagactctcctatttttcatttctctgcttactatcgcctcatggtgcccgtgtgggttttcaccaaataagactctctcattttatttctctcgtttgattgcatcggatccaaacaGTTGTGTTTTCTAATTCCGACGCctttgctgattgatcagaaggacttgaacaaggtttgggtaaaaagaatctggatgaaattacaactttggaaccgttcagGTAGtctcattgccgaaccattataacatctgccccagtttcacttttggggaaaattggatttttattttggtgtgactgaaccccagggagaggctgcctacgtatccttttggaatcaagtcgaacgtaatTTAGGGAAacatttgttttgttgtttttgcttttgctttttgcTTGCTTTTTTTTAACAGTTTACGGTTcccaagagggtaatcaaagaagagtaaccagatCAAATGGGTTTACAAAGGGCGgggagtgtttgggtagcgagaatgaaagccttcgtcatcccaatcggacaAAGTTGTCACTGCAGAAAAGctaaacataataccttttgactgcatccgcatttacagcTGCTTCGGGATCCTTCCCTTCAATATCGCCCAGATACAACGCCCCTtttggcaatatctttctgatgatgtatgggcccttccaattaggagcaaattttcctttcgcttcctggtgatggggaAGTATGCGCCTTAAAACGAGTTGCCCTACTTTGaaatttctaggccgcactttcttgttgtaggcacaggtcattctttgttggtacaactgcccatgGCAGACCGCAGCCATTCActtttcatcgatcaaggttAACTGTTCCAACCGAATtttaacccactcactgtcttcaatttcaactTCAACGATGAACCggagagaggggatttcaacctccgcgggtattacggcttcagttccataaaccaaaagatacgggATGGTTTCAATTGATGTTCACACAGTGcactgacactgatgacacttccggacaaagctgaAACAgcccttttccatggtcatccagtaatagcctgctcgaaggatttgTTTTGCTAAAACAtgcccgttcatgtggggtccgcattttcccgcgtgtacctcatgcatgattcttccagcctcttccACGTCAACACATCTCAACAAGTTGAGGTccggagttctcttgtacaagacatcaccactcaaaaagaaaccactcgcgtgctgcctaatagttctcttctggtctccactggcttgctcgggatatttttgcgttttcaaaaaccttttgatgtcatgataccatgggtTGGTATTTGGTGCTGTTTCAACCATATTACAATAACCGTGCCTTTCCCGAATTTGGATTTCCAATGGATCAATGTAGGCATTGCCTGGGTACGGCAGCATTGAGgctaaagtggcaagtgcattagctagttcattgtggcagcgaggaatgtacctgaactctattgacttgaatcatTTGCCAagttcttccacatgttgcctataaggaataagcttgacgtctcgggtttcccattctccttgagcttgtcggataatcaaatctgagtctcccatgattaacagttCTTCAACATCTTGGTCGATTACCATGTTCATGCCTATAATGCAAGCTTCGTACTCGACAGTGTTGTTTGTGTAGAAAAACCGAAGCCTAGCGGTGGCTGGGTAATGCTGACCGGTGGGCGAGATcattccaacaccttttgcgtttaccgctccatcgaagaacattttccaagcattgatgtcttcggatattgcctcaactgagtttacctcttcatccgggaaGTAAGTATTCAAAGGTTTGTATTCATCATTGACCGGattttcagccaaatgatctgctaacgcctgggctttcattttcgtgcgagtgacatatactatgtcgaattccgtaagcaggatctgccactttgctagtCTCCCAGTGGGAATTcgcttctggaatatgtattttaaaggatccaacctggttatgaggtaagtggtgtaggcttgcaaataatgcctcaacttctgagcgacccatgtcaaagcgcaacaagtcctttccaacaaagtgtatttggcttcataactggtgaatttcttgcttagATAGTAAATAGCCTACTCTCTCTTTCCgatcacatcatgttgcccgaggacgcagccaaaagaattttccaagactgtcaggtacaaTAACAAGGGCCTCCCTGGTTCAAGTGGGATCAAGACTGgtggatttgaaagatattccttgattttatcaaaagctccttgacattcatctgtccacttgactgctgTATCTTTCTTCATCAaattgaatatgggttcacatgtggatgtcaactgggcaatgaatcggctgatgtagttcaatctacccaacagactcataacatccttcttggttttcggaggaggcaaatctcgaatatactttatctttgttgggtctaactcgatgccccttcgactgatgatgaatcccaagagtttgccgaATGGTACCCTAAATGCACATTTGGCTTggttcagcttcaaatcatatttgcgcagccactcaaaaaactttctcaagtcccgaacgtGGTCGCCATGGGTTTTagatttgatgattacatcgtccatatacacctctatctcttggtgcattatatcgtgaaaaatggcagtcatggccctcatataggttgccccagcgttcttaaGACCAAATGGAATGACTCTGTAACAGTATgtaccccaaggtgtggtaaaagctgtcttctctgcatcttcttcatccatcaacacctggtgatatcctgcgtaacaatctacgaaggactgtatctcatgcttggcgcaattattaacaaggatgtggatgttcggcaaagggaagttatctttgggacttgccttgtttaaatatctgtaatccacacatacccgcgtcttcccgtctttctttggcactgggactacattagctaaccatgtggtgtacCAGACTACTTGGATCACCCCCGCTGTCAACTGCttcgtgacctcttctttgatcttgtcattgatatcagttttgaacttcctttGCTTTTGTTAGACTGGGGGACAATTGGGGTATgttggcaacttgtgaaccaccaaatcaacactcagccctagcatgtcgtcatatgaccaaacaaacacatctttgaactcaaataGGAGTTTGATTAATGCATCTCGGGTTTTTCCGTCTGTgaaaatgcttatcttggtttccgtgatttcttcagaactacccaaattaaccggttcagtatcatttaagtttggcttaggtttattctcaaattgttccaattctcgatttatttccctaaaatcCTCCtcttcatcgtattccgattcttggttcattatttcacaattagacagcatgtttggatctaggcatgaagtccgcaagcatgtcatgttatttaaaggcgcattattagaactgaaagaaaagagaaaaattacaaaatcagaaagaataaagaaagatgaacgatgaaatattgatttcatttcttggaatttgaagataacagggtttacatcggaaaattaaaagacaagaagcTAAaggaaacatccgagttacaccctaaaATAACTCGTGATGAAGAAAatgtggcaggacaggtctaccgggactcccgcctgatcgggaatggcgtagccttccaattctgcagCTTAGCGTTaggtcccatatacagcacctcaacggtgcttgagccttcccctAGCTGAACCATGTGGACTTCATACAGTATCTTCCTCATCGCCCCACTGATCTCTTCAACCTCTtcggccgtgaaaacctcatATTATTCTTCCTTATGGTtttttggcttgacaaatgttctgtacaGATGCGGCACCGGCTGAGGCAAAAacccaaccatcattctttctatcatttgcCCATTTTACATCAACTGGAGTGGGTCGGAAGCCTATCCCAAAGAACTTTTTACTGGCGGTCAGGGTGAcaggttccgttattccttgcaatgattTCCCGAGCCCCTTCCCCGGTTTGAAGTCATGtatgatcatttctttggccaccatgattgatgaattagaaagaaagggttgagGTCAAGGGTTTCCCTCTTCGTACTGGTCTGCGACCACAATTTCAAAGGCTTGGTAAACTATGTGCTCACTCCCCTCTCTCACTTCATGGCATGAgactgatgggtcccgataaattgattgctcgtcTTCCCCGTGGACCATAATCTCTTGATCTTCATGCTCAAATTTTACCATATGATGGAGGGTAGAGGGTACAGTCCCCGCTGtatgaatccatggccttcccaagagaaaattgtaggatgtgtccatgtcaagaacctggaaggttacttcaaagtctactgggccgatggtcagaatcagatcgatctctccaattgtgtccttttttataccatcaaaagcccgtacgcagacattgttgggtcgaatTATTTCGGTCCTGATTTCCATGCACTGTAGAGTTGAGAGTGGGCAGATGTCTACCCtagagcctccatccaacataacccttttcacatagtacccttTGCATTT
The Nicotiana sylvestris chromosome 11, ASM39365v2, whole genome shotgun sequence DNA segment above includes these coding regions:
- the LOC138881504 gene encoding uncharacterized protein; this translates as MKAQALADHLAENPVNDEYKPLNTYFPDEEVNSVEAISEDINAWKMFFDGAVNAKGVGMISPTGQHYPATARLRFFYTNNTVEYEACIIGMNMVIDQDVEELLIMGDSDLIIRQAQGEWETRDVKLIPYRQHVEELGK